From the genome of Altererythrobacter sp. BO-6:
GCAATCAACTTCCCCGATACGCTGATCATCCGTGACCTTTACCAGTTCAAGCCGCCCCGCCCCTTTGCGCCCGGCGGCGAAATCGCGGGTGTGATCGAAGCGGTCGGTGAAGGCGTCGAAGGCTTCAAGGTCGGGGACAAGATCATGGCCGGGATCGGCAATGGCGGCCTCGCTGAAAAGGTGATCGTCCCGGCAGGGCGGATGTTCCCGATCCCTGACGGGGTGCCGTTCGAGAAGGCCGCAAGCCTGCTGATGACTTATGGCACCACGATCCATGGCCTGAAGGATCGCGGGCATATCAAGGCGGGTGACACGGTGCTCGTGCTGGGCGCAGCAGGCGGGGTTGGCCTGTCGGCTGTCGAACTGGCCAAGGCTTTCGGTGCGCGGGTTGTCGCCGCTGTCTCTAGCGAGGAAAAAGGCGAGATCGCGCGACAGGCGGGCGCCGACGAGGTCGTGATTTATCCCAGGGAAGCGATGGACAAGGAAGCGTCCAAAGAGCTTGCCAATGCCTTCAAGGCAGCCTGCGGCCCCGAAGGCGCCAACATCGTCTATGACATTGTCGGTGGGCAATATTCCGAACCCGCGCTGCGTGCGATCGCGTGGGAAGGCAAGTTCCTGGTGGTGGGTTTCCCCGCCGGGATTGCCAAGATGCCGCTCAACCTGACCCTGCTCAAAAGCTGCGACATTGCCGGCGTGTTCTGGGGCGCCTTTACCGCGCGCGAGCCGGTCAAGTTCCGCCAGCAGGTTGAAGAGCTGTTCCAGTTGATGAAGGACGGCAAGATCGATCCGCTTGTCTCGGAGACGTTCCCGCTCGAGCGGGGCGGCGAGGCGATCGCCAAGCTGGAAAGCCGGCAGGCCGTGGGCAAGCTGGTCGTCACGATGGACTGACGCGGCTTGCCGCACGCGCAAGGCAATCCTATTTCCACTACGACTCACATCCCGAGGGGACCGTATCAATGACCGATTTCAGGGACCGCGAACGCGGCGAAGAAGCCAAGTTCGCATTCGACGAGGAAAATGCGTTCAAGATCGCCGCCCGGCGTAACCGGCTGCTGGGCGAATGGGCCGCAGGACTGATGGGCCTGACCGAAGAGGAAACCGACGCCTACAAGAAGGCGGTGGTGCAGGCCGATTTCGAGGAAGCGGGCGATGAAGACGTTATCCGCAAGCTGCTGGGTGACCTGACCGCAGCCGGTTGTGACGTCAGCGAGGCCGACATCCGTGCCAAGCTTGAAGAAAAATCGATCGAAGCGCGCCGTCAACTCATGAGCGGAAGCTGATCCTATGCCCATGTCTGCCGCCGAAATCGAAGGAATGATCACTGCCGCGCTACCCGGCGCGGTGGTCGAAATGACCGATCTGGCCGGCGACAATGACCATTGGGCCGCAAAAGTTACCGCTCCGCAATTCGCAGGCAAGAGTCGGGTCCAGCAGCACAAGCTGGTCTATGAAGCGCTTGGCGGGCGAATGGGCGGCGTGCTCCATGCCTTGCAACTGACCACCGCGGTCCCCACCTCCGACTAAGCGATTTTACCAAGTCAGGTTGAAACACCATGTCCGACGTCAATGACCGTATTTCTGCCATCGTGAACGACAACGATGTCGTCCTGTTCATGAAGGGCACTCCGCTTTTCCCGCAATGCGGCTTTTCCAGCCGCGCCGTGGCGATCCTCGACCATTGCGGCATCGCCTATGAAGGCGTCGATGTGCTGCAGGACATGGAAGTCCGGCAGGGGATCAAGGCCTTTTCCGACTGGCCGACCATTCCGCAGCTCTATGTGAAGGGCGAATTCATTGGCGGCAGCGACATCATGATGGAGATGTTCGAAGCTGGCGAATTGCAGCAGCTGCTCGACGAAAAGCAAGTGGCCAAAGCGTCCTGATTTCCGCGCGCCATGACCGGCGTGGCGACAGGCAAGAATTCCAAACAAAAAAGCCGCCCCGGGGGTACCAGTGGGGCGGCTTTCTCGTATCGGGGAGGCGTGCCGGGAGACCAGTGGCGTTGCCTCTTTATCGAAGACTTGTTCGGTGCCTCGTGCTTTGCACATCCCGTGCCAGTTCTGCAAAGTTGCGCTTTTGCGCGGCTTTCGATGGTTAATGCACGAGAAACCCCATCCGGCAGTGTCAAGTTTTCCGACAGCGCAACACATTTGGTGATTGGCAATCCGGTTTGGCCCCGTCCATAAGTTCGGCAATGGCAAGCTCTCCCGATACATCTCCTGACGGCATACCTGCTGCGACAGTCATCATCTTCCGCAACGGCGCGGAGGCAGGTCCGCCGGAAATCCTGATGACGATCCGTTCGCGTGAAATGGTATTCGCAGGCGGAATGGCGGTGTTTCCCGGCGGAAGGGTTGATCCTGCCGATTTCGAATTGGGCGCGCGCCTCGGCGGCCCGCTCGATCCCGACGAGGCTGCGCACCAGGTCGCGGTGGTGCGCGAGACGCTGGAAGAGACCGGCCTTGCGATCGGCCTTGCCGGGGATATCGACGCAGCCAAGGCGCAGGCGGCGCGCGTGTTTCTGCAGGAAACGGGCGAACTGGCGCCCGTGCTTGAACACTTCGGGTGGGAGCTCGACCTTCAACAGCTCACGCCTTTCGCGCGCTGGTTTCCCAAGAACGAACGCATCCCGCGGGTTTATGACACACGCTTCTACCTCGCCAATCTGGGCACCGGTGCGGTCGAAATCGAAGCCGACCTGTCTGAAAACACCCATCTGTTCTGGACCACCGCACAAGGAGCGCTCGAGGCTGCCGAGCGCGGCGAGATCAAGGTGATCTTCCCGACCCGCCGGAATCTTGAGCGGTTAGCCCTGTTCGGCAGCTTCGCGGCGGCCAAGGCACAGGCGGAAGCTATTCCGGTGCGCACTATCACACCCGTCATGGAGGAGATCGGCGGCAAGACCTGGCTCAATATCGGCGAAGACCTGGGCTATCCGGTAACGGGCGAACCGCTCGACCGGGTACTGCGGGGCTAAACCCCTTTGGAATGTCGGGCGACCGCGCTCCCGTAGGAGCCACATCTGCCATCTGCCACCCCTGCGGGGTAGCTGATGGCTGGCGCGCCCGGCAGGACTCGAACCTGCTGCCTCAAGATTAGAAGTCTCGCGCTCTATCCAGATGAGCTACGGGCGCGCGCCGGTGCACGCATTAGCGCGCTTTCGCGTTCGTTCAAATGCCGTTAGGCAGTGCAGCGATGGATAATTCGAGAACCCCAGTGGTGACCAGCCACGCGCCGCAAAGCTTCCGCTATTACGACCTGGTGATGGCGGGATTCGTCGCGATCCTGCTGCTGTCCAACCTGATCGGCGCCAGCAAGCCCAGCTATATCCCGTTGCCGAACGGGGAAACCTGGATCTTCGGCGCGGGCGTTTTGTTCTTTCCGATCAGCTACATCATCGGTGACGTCCTGACCGAAGTTTACGGTTATGCGCGCGCGCGGCGGGTGATCTGGACGGGCTTTGCCGCCCTGTTGTTCATGGCCTTCATGGCGTGGGTCGTCGTTTCGTTGCCACCCGCCGAAGGTTGGCCGTTCCAGAGCGATTACGAGAATGTGTTCGGCAACAGCTGGCGCATCGTCCTTGCATCGATGACCGCGTTCTGGGTCGGCGAATTCGCCAATTCCTATGTGTTGGCGAAGATGAAGGTGTGGACCAGCGGACGGTTCCTGTGGATGCGCACAATTGGTTCAACCGTAGTCGGACAGGGTCTCGACAGCCTGATCTTTTATCCGCTCGCGTTCTGGGGCCTGGCCGGTTGGCCGCCTGAAACCCTGGTCCAGGTTGTGATTTCGCAATGGCTAATCAAGACCGCGTGGGAAGCGCTGCTGACGCCGGTCACGTATCTCGTGGTTGGCAAGTTGAAGAAAGCAGAAGGGGTCGATCTCTACGATACCGAGACCGACTTCTCGCCCTTTGCATCGACCAGCCGGGACGGTTAGCAGCAGCGGCTATTTCGCGAAGTCGAATGGCGCATCCCCTGCGCCGTCAGACCAGACCGTGTCGTCCGGCACGATCTCGACTGCGGGCTCCAGCTTCAGTCGCTCCGCCAGCAGGGCCAGGTCTTTCTCGACCGGTATTCCGTAAAGGTCACGGTGGCTTTCCTGCAGCCGCAGGACTAGCCGATCGCCGTCACGCAGCAAGCGACTGACCTGGAAAGACTTGCGCGAGCGCGCGCCTACCCGCCGCGCCAGCCGGATAGCGAGGCCCCAGCAGAACGCCTCTTCCAGCGCCTCCGGAGAAGCAAGCTTGCTGACCGACTTGGGCAGGCTCAGCTGGTTGCCATTGGCGGCAACGGTCGCTGCCAATTGCGCGCGGCCCACGGGATCGAGTGCGATCCAGCGCTTGTGCAGCGCCCAATCGATCGCCAGTGGAATCCTGAGGTTGGGCTCGATCTGGATCGAGGCCAGCGCCAGCATGGTTGCGGCCAATCGTACCCGCTCGCTTCCGGCCGCACCGGTCGGCACCGCTTCGACCGTCCAGCCCGCGATCCGGGCGGCAAGCTGCGGCGGCGCCCCGCGATGGCTCACGAAATGCGACATCCCGGCAAGCAGCGGGTCCTGCGCCATCTGATGCGGCGCGAGGCGGCTGTAAAGCAGCCCTTCCCTGAGGCCCCATGACGAGAACACGATCCTTGTGGGCGCCAGCGTCTTGATCAATGCCTGGAGCAGCACGGCGGCCTCAGGCAGGACCGTAGCGCGCGTGGCAGTCAAACGGGGGATCTTGGCCAGCGTGTCGCCCGAAACGCGGGCAACGCGCCGCGCCAGAAGGGACGCTTCCTTCGCATCCAGTTCAAAACCGTGCGGATCGGACAGCGGATATTTGCGCTCCTCCATCGCGTAGACGGCGAGAGCTCGCCAGGTCCCCCCGACCAGATACAGCGGCGCATCGATGCGGCTGGTCCAGCCGCCCCTCTTTATCGCCTGGCCAAGCCGTTTGCGCATCGCGGCGGGATCGTCTTCGCCGTCATGGCGATATTCCCCCAGCCGCAAGGTCCCCAGCGGCAGCGAAGTCGCGGTATCGCTCTGCCCGCCCACGATGTGGACCAATTCCAGGCTTCCGCCGCCAAGGTCCGCCACCACACCCTCCGCACCGGGAAAGGCCCCGATCACGCCGCTGGCGCTGACCGTCGCCTCTTCCTCGCCCGACAGCAGGCGGGGTTCGAAACCAAGGCCGCGCACCTGCTCCAGGAATTCTGGCCCGTTCTCGGCATCGCGCGCAGCGGCAGTGGCGACTGTTTCGACATCGTCAACGCCCAGGTCTTCGAGCAGCAAGGCAAAGCGCCGCAGTCCGCGCATGGCCAGATCGATCGAATCTTCCGCCAGCCGCCCGGTGGTCGCGATCTCCTTGCCGAGTTGTGCCACGACCTTTTCATTGAGCACCACCACCGGTGCGCGCATTGTGCCGCCGTAAACCACCAGGCGCACCGAATTCGAACCGATGTCGATGATGGCGCGTTCGGCGATATTGCCTGAGAAGCTGCCCGCCCTGTCCCCCCTGCGACGTGCGATCATGCAGCGCGCCCCTTGCGCAGCGACAATTTCGGCACAGCGTCTGGATCGAGCGCTTCCCCGCGCCCCGAAAGCGACGGGTTGGTCATGAAATAATGGTGGCAGTTGAACGACCGGTCTTCCGAAACGACGCGAGAATAGCCGCCATCGGCCCTGAGCAACCAGCTCTGCTCTGTATCGAGCATGTTGGCGAGCAGCACTTGCTGCAGCACCTGGTCATGCACGGTGCGATTGCGGATCGGGATGAATATCTCCACCCGGCGATCGAGATTGCGTTCCATCAAGTCGGCCGAGGAGATGTAGACCTTGGCCGCGCTGCTGGGCATCGGCTCGCCATTGGCAAAGGCATAGATCCGGCCATGTTCCAGGAAGCGCCCGATGATCGATTTGACGCGGATATTGTCGCTCACGCCCTCGACACCGGGCTTGAGGCAGCAAATCCCGCGGACGACCAGTTCGATCTCGACCCCGGCTTGGCTTGCTTCATAGAGCTTGTCGATCACCGCCTGGTCGGTGATCTGGTTGCACTTCGCCCAGATCGCAGCCGGCCTGCCAGCCCGCGCATTGGCGATTTCGCGGTCGACTGCGGCGTTGAATTCGTCACGCAGGTTAAGCGGCGAGATCACCAGCGCTTCCGTGCTGCGCGGTTCGACATAGCCGCTGACGAAATTGAACAGCTTGGCCGCGTCGCGTCCGAATTCAGGAGCGGCGGTAAAGAAGCTGAGATCGGTGTAGGTGCGCGCGGTAACCGGGTGATAATTGCCGGTGCCGAAATGGCAGTAAGTGCGGAAGCCGTCTTCCTCGCGGCGCACCACCATCGCCACCTTGGCATGCGTCTTCCAGTCGACGAAGCCATAGATCACCTGCACCCCGGCCCGCTCCAGCTGCGAAGCCCACATCAGGTTCTGTTCTTCGTCAAAGCGGGCCTTGATCTCGACCACGGCGGTGACCGACTTGCCCGCCTCCGCCGCGGCAATCAGCGCACTGATGATGGCTGACTGGTTTCCGGCGCGATACAACGTCTGCTTGATTGCCACGACATCGGGATCGCTCGCGGCCTGGCGCAGGAAATCGACCACCACCTCGAAACTCTCATAGGGGTGATGGATCACGATGTCCTTTTCGCGGATCGCGGCAAAACAGTCGCCATCATGCTCGCGAATCCGCTCAGGATAGCGCGGCGTATAGCTTGGGAATTTCAGGTCAGGACGATCGATCGCAACGATCTCGCCCAGGCTCTCGAAGCCGATCACACCACTGCTTTTCAGGACCAGCGCATCGCTGATCCCCAACTGTTCAAGCAGGATCTGCTCGGCCACAGGATCGAAGTCATGTTCCAGCTCAAGCTGGATCACGGTGCCGCGGCGGCGGCGCTGGATTGCGCTGCGGAAGGTGCGCACCAGGTCTTCGGCTTCTTCCTCGATCTCGATATCGCTGTCGCGCAGCACGCGGAACAGCCCGTCCCCTTCGATCGTGAAGCCGGGGAAGATGTGGTCGGCAAAGCGGCAGATCAGATTGGTAATGCTGATGTAGATGTCCTCATCGCCTGGCACCCGCACGAACCGCGGCAGGGCGGAGGGGATCAGGATCATCTCGATAACCTGCTCCCGGTCGGCATCGCGGGTCAGCGTGAACAGCAGGCCCATCCCGCCATTGGCTACAAACGGGAACGGATGCGCGGGATCCAGCGCCTGAGGGGTGATGACAGGCAGGATTTCCTCGAGGAAATAGCGCTGCATCCAGGCCAGTGCCTCCGGCCTGACCAGGTCCCCGTCGCCGACATGGATGCCGGTTTCGCCCAGCAAGTCGTGCAGTTCCTCCCAGACGTCTTGCTGGCGCTGCGAAAGCTCGGCGACCCGCTCACGGACCGCGAGCAGTTGCTGTGACGGCGTACGCCCATCGATCGACAGGCGATCGATCCCGCGCTGCACCTGCCCGGCCAGCCCGGCCACACGGATCATCACGAATTCATCGAGGTTGCTGCCGGAGATGGCGAGAAAACGCAGCCGTTCAAGCAGCGGATAGTTCGCGTTCGATGCCTCAGCGAGGACGCGCTCGTTGAAGGCCAGCCAGCTGAGCTCGCGGTTGAAATAGAGCTCGTCCGGCGCTCGCAGTGCGGATGCTATCAGGTCGGTGGCGGGTTGGCTGCTCATGATCCGATCGGCACTCTACTATGTGCCTGCGATAATGTCGAAAAGGATGATCCGGGCTCAAACCAGTGAACGGCTTTCAGCGATTTCTGTGATGCCGCGCCGCCCTTCCCCATCGCGGCCGAGCTGGACGATCACATCGATGACCGAGGCGGCATACTGGATCGTATCCGTGCGCGACAGGCCGATGCCGGTCTGCATCACCATCAGCGCCAGTTGCTCCAGCGCGCCGCGCAGGCTGTTGGCATGGATAGTCGAGAAGCTGCCCGGGTGGCCGGTGTTGATCGCGCGCAGGAAGCTGACGCTTTCCGCCCCGCGCAATTCGCCCAGCACGATGCGATCGGGCCTTAGGCGCAATGCCGCCTGCAGCAGTTCGTTGGCCGTCACCTTGGCTTCGCCCAACTCGCCCTTCACCGCAACCAGGCCGACACCGTTGGCGCCGGGCAGCTTCAGTTCGGGGGTATCCTCGACCAGCACCACGCGCTCGCTCTTGGGGATTTCCTGTAGCATCGCGTTGAGGAACGTCGTCTTGCCCGTACTGGTGCCGCCGGAAATCAGGATGGTCCGGCGCTGGCGGATCGCATCGCGCAGGAAGGCGATCGGTTCCGCCTGCGGATCGGGCAGGTCGGGCGCTTCCGGCTTTGCCAGCGGACCGGCGTCATAGGCGTCAAGCGGCAGGTCGAGCCGCCGGTGCCGCCGGATCGCCATCGCCCAATGCTTGCGCGCGGCGGGCGGTCCGCAGAACTGGATACGCGCGCCATCGGGCAAGGTCGCGCCAAGGAGGGGATGTTCGCGGTTGATCCCCTGGTGGCTGACGCGGGCGACCTGTTCGGCCAGGCGCTTGACCAGCGCATCGTCAATCTCGGGCGTCTCGATCCGCTGCATGCAGGGGCTCGCGGCGTCTTCGATCCAGACTTCGCCGGGCCGATTGATCATGATTTCCGTCACGCTGTCCCGATCAAGCCAGCGGCGGAACGGCGCGAGATAGGCGTCGAGATAGACGCTGCGTTCGCCGTGGATCTGGCCCTCTGCCGGAAGCGGATGGATTTCCGCGCTCATCCCGCAACCCGTGAGAAATCGAGATCGCGCGCGGTGAACACGCGGATCGGCTCGCCCTGGCGCACGCGGATGGTTGGGCCGACCTTGCCGTCCTGCTCCACCGCCGCCGCAGCGGCCGAACTGCCACCACCGAGCACTACCGAGGCGCCGCCAGAGGCAATCGCTGCCAGCCCGTCAACAACCGACAGCACGAGGGCCGAACCGAAACGCTGGAAGAAGTTGGACTTCACCTGCCCCTGCAAACCCGTTGTTCCGTCGAATGCGACTGCAGGGGACGCGAGGTCGACCGATGCGCCATCGGGCCGGATCAGCCGGGTCCAGATGACATAGGCCCGCTTCTGTCCGCCTTGCAGGCCGGACTGGTACTGCCCGACCAGGCGCGAGCTGCGCGGCACCAGCACGCGGGTGCCGTCAAAGCTGCGCACATCCTCGCTCACCACTGCGCGCACGAAACCAGGCACGTCGGTATCGATCGCAGTTTCAAGGATCGCGGGGATCAGCGTTCCCTGCGTTACCGTGGTCGAAGGGTTGCTCATCGCCCGCGCCTGTGCCGGCGCGCCGCCGACCCCGCCGATCCGGCTGGCAAAATCGCTGGCCGCATTGGTCCCGGCACTAGCAGCCGCGGGGGCACCGGCGGTCGCGGTTGGCGCGGCAATCTCGGCAGACTGCACTGCCGCGCTGGCATCGAACACCACAGTCGGACTGGCATAGGGATTGGTGGCCGGCATGGGAGCAGCCACTTGCCCTTCATTGATCGGCATCGGCGAAACGACAGGCTCAGCGAGTGCTTCCTGAGCTGCTACTGGCGCAGGCAAGACAACCGGCCCTGCCGGCACTGGCACCGGTGCAGGCACGGCGGCAACCTGCGCCGGCTCTTCCAGCCGCGCGGAATTCATCGCCCAGAAGGCCACGGCACCCAGCCCTGTAACGATCGCGACCCCGGCCAGCAGGCCGAGCGTGTCGGACTTGTTCTGGCGATGCGCCACGACCGGATAGGCGGTGCGGCTGGCGAGATCGATAATCTCGGCCGATTCCTGCTCGCGCGGGTCCTGGTTTCGCGACTTGTCGTCCTTTGCGGGTATCCGGTTCGAGAGTCGCATCAGTTCGCCTCCTTCGCCGCGCGTTCAGCCTGCGCCAGCGCGCGGTCGTCACGCAGCGGCGATGCCACCCTCTCAGGGCCGGTATTGACCAGCAGTGCGGCTTCGTCACCCGATCGCAGCACGATCTCGCGCGGCACGCCCTGCACTACGATGGTGTCGCCGCGCACGGTGAAGTTCACCGGCCCTTCAGTGCCATCGGTATCCTTGACGAGGATGGCGGGCACCGATCGGTCTGATGGCCAGCTGAGGAAGGTCGCCAGTCCATCGTCGAAGGCGCGGACCGGGAACAGAGCTGCATCACCGGTCTTCTCCCAGGCGAAATTGAGCGCGGTAGGGTCTACCACCGCATAGGGATCCGTTGCCGCCGCCATTTCGGCCGCATTGGCCGTTTCGCGTTCGGCATCCTCGCTCGGCGGCGGTTTGGGATAGGTAAAGCTCAGCACATAAACCGGGCGGCTGCGCGGGCTCGCGACCAGATCGAACAGATAGGTCCGCTGGCTGGTGACGACCGTCATATTGGTGGCAGCCGTGGGGGAAAGCGGCTTTACGAACAACAGGTTGGCGCGCTTGTTTGGAGTCACTTGCCAGCTTTGCGAATCCCCGATCGCGACGTTTTCGATCACTTCGTCATCGCCGAACATGATCGTCGCCTGCACCTTGGCGCGGCCGTCGATGCGGACGACTTCCGCCGGATTGTAAAGCCGTTCGACAAGGCGCGGGTCTTCGGCGGAAGCAGGTAGCGCGATAGCGGCAGATAGCGCGAGTGTAGTCGCAAATAGTGCGGCGCGGATCATGATGTAATCTCCGAAGGGCGCGCCAATGCGCGCGATTGCACCGGGCGGAAACGATTGCCGATTCCGCGGGTGCGTGAAGGCCCGGCTTGAGCGACAGCGGCGTTGCCGGATGCGGCAGAGGTCGCATAGACACGCGTTTGCCGCACGCGGCTGTCCGATCCGGTCGATCCGGCGTCGTTGGCTGGCGTTGCGGCAGCGACATCGACGCGGCGCGTCCCGCCCGCGGCCGCGGCAGCAGCGTAGCGCGGATCGGGTTGCCGCATTGCAGGTGGTGCCGCAGTCTCGCTCGAACCCACCGCGCGATCGCCCGCACCCGGCGCCATGCCGAACACCTGCCAGCCGGCGACCATGGTCCCGGCAACCTTCAGCACCATGAACATCAGCGCGGCGTGCACTGCCCCGACCAGGAAGAACGCCATGGCCGCGCGCGGGTCAATCTGCCCCGGGGATTCCACCAGCGCAGCCAGCACTGGCACCGCCAGTTCCAGCATGATGGTGCCGCCCAGCACTGCGAAGAGCGGGGTCAGGCCAAGCAAGACCAGACCCTTCAGCCAGCCGGTGAAGAGGCCGCGTGTCCCGTTGAACAGCGCCATGACGACGAAGATCGGGCCAAGCGCCACCAGCAAGGCGAGGGCGATGCGCGAGGTCACCAATACGCCCACCGTGCCAAGCAGCAGCATTACCGCACCCAGCCACATCAGCCCGGCGGGTGAAAAGGCCTCGAAATTCTGCTGTCCCTGGCTGGCCTGCTGGACCGCCGCGAAGACCACGTCGAGCTTTTCGGCAAAAACGCGGGTGGCCGAACCGTCGCTATCAGTCAGCAAGGTCGCGAGATAGTCGGGTGTCTCAACGAAGACCGGCCAGATGAAACTGCGGAAGGCGACCCAGCTGGTCGAAAAGGCCAGCACCAGCCCGACAGTGATCATACGCGGCAACAGCGCGCGGACGCTGAGGCTTGACCGCCCCAACATCAGGCTGATCGCAAAGAAGGAAACATACAGCGTCAGCATGATGACAAGCGCAGTCTCCAGCGCCCCACCGGGCGCGAAAATCTTGCCGAAGGCGCTCGCCGCGCCATCCTGCGCGATGCAATCGACCGCCTGCAGCGCCGCTGCGATGCCTCCGCCCATTTCGGACAGGGCGCTGTCGCACACCGTCGTCATTCCGCCGCCTGCCAGATCGGCAACTCGCCATAGGCGTCGCGGTCCGAATGGCCGGGCCAGACGCGCCCGGTCAGCGGCGGGAACCAGTCGGCCGGATCATCGCCTACCGCCGCGCGCAGCATATCCAGCCGCCGCACAGTGCCTTCGCGACCAGACAGGATGGTGAGCACCTCGGGCGCCCCTGATAGGTCGAGCCGCACCACGACGCTGGCGTCGGGCTGGCGAACCAGGAAGCAGCGGCTGTGTGCGGGGAGCGACTTGATCAGCGCGAATTCATGTTCGGTCAGTCCGAATCCATCGCAATAATCCTCTGGCCGCGCGCGCGAATTGGGCATGAAGATCATCGTCGCAGTCTGTTCGACCAGCGCCGCCGAGATGCGGCTTTCCAGCGCATCACGCGCGCTTTGCGTCGCGAAACCGACCAGCGCGTTGCGTTTGCGCAGCGTCTTCAGCCAGTCGCGGATGCGTGCGGCAAAAACCTCGTCATCCAGCGCCTTCCAGCCCTCATCGATCAGGATCATAGTCGGCTGGCCATCGAGCCGCTCCTCGATCCGGTGAAAGAGGTACATCATGGTGGGC
Proteins encoded in this window:
- a CDS encoding TrbG/VirB9 family P-type conjugative transfer protein; this encodes MIRAALFATTLALSAAIALPASAEDPRLVERLYNPAEVVRIDGRAKVQATIMFGDDEVIENVAIGDSQSWQVTPNKRANLLFVKPLSPTAATNMTVVTSQRTYLFDLVASPRSRPVYVLSFTYPKPPPSEDAERETANAAEMAAATDPYAVVDPTALNFAWEKTGDAALFPVRAFDDGLATFLSWPSDRSVPAILVKDTDGTEGPVNFTVRGDTIVVQGVPREIVLRSGDEAALLVNTGPERVASPLRDDRALAQAERAAKEAN
- a CDS encoding type IV secretion system protein → MTTVCDSALSEMGGGIAAALQAVDCIAQDGAASAFGKIFAPGGALETALVIMLTLYVSFFAISLMLGRSSLSVRALLPRMITVGLVLAFSTSWVAFRSFIWPVFVETPDYLATLLTDSDGSATRVFAEKLDVVFAAVQQASQGQQNFEAFSPAGLMWLGAVMLLLGTVGVLVTSRIALALLVALGPIFVVMALFNGTRGLFTGWLKGLVLLGLTPLFAVLGGTIMLELAVPVLAALVESPGQIDPRAAMAFFLVGAVHAALMFMVLKVAGTMVAGWQVFGMAPGAGDRAVGSSETAAPPAMRQPDPRYAAAAAAGGTRRVDVAAATPANDAGSTGSDSRVRQTRVYATSAASGNAAVAQAGPSRTRGIGNRFRPVQSRALARPSEITS
- a CDS encoding TrbI/VirB10 family protein, with the translated sequence MRLSNRIPAKDDKSRNQDPREQESAEIIDLASRTAYPVVAHRQNKSDTLGLLAGVAIVTGLGAVAFWAMNSARLEEPAQVAAVPAPVPVPAGPVVLPAPVAAQEALAEPVVSPMPINEGQVAAPMPATNPYASPTVVFDASAAVQSAEIAAPTATAGAPAAASAGTNAASDFASRIGGVGGAPAQARAMSNPSTTVTQGTLIPAILETAIDTDVPGFVRAVVSEDVRSFDGTRVLVPRSSRLVGQYQSGLQGGQKRAYVIWTRLIRPDGASVDLASPAVAFDGTTGLQGQVKSNFFQRFGSALVLSVVDGLAAIASGGASVVLGGGSSAAAAAVEQDGKVGPTIRVRQGEPIRVFTARDLDFSRVAG